Proteins co-encoded in one Neodiprion lecontei isolate iyNeoLeco1 chromosome 3, iyNeoLeco1.1, whole genome shotgun sequence genomic window:
- the LOC107218989 gene encoding uncharacterized protein LOC107218989 gives MPEILKVLLILPCFIVMTASEGIMCYKCTPTKEFNSQRSLACSQFDRSQRFKVYCPKSTFCMNKTYSVPLLHGQIETLSGTALHREKYLTTGMIRNGIVKNE, from the exons ATGCCAGAAATACTGAAGGTTTTGCTCATTCTTCCAT GTTTCATTGTAATGACAGCCTCAGAAGGCATCATGTGCTACAAATGCACCCCAACAAAGGAATTTAATTCTCAGAGATCTTTGGCATGCTCTCAGTTCGATCGAAGTCAGCGGTTCAAGGTTTACTGTCCAAAATCTACGTTCTGTATGAATAAAACTTATTCTGTTCCTCTACTGCACGGAC aaattgaaacattGAGCGGGACTGCGCTCCACAGAGAGAAGTATCTTACTACTGGAATGATTCGAAATGGAATAGTGAAGAACGAGTAG